The sequence GGCCCAGGCACGGATATCGGCGTCCTGAGAGACCACCGCCCGGATCTGGTGGCCGCGGGCCAGCAGCGCATCGGCGCAGCCGATCAGAAGGGATTCATTGCCGATCAGGGCACAGGTGAATGCGGTCATTTCTGCTCCTTTGCAAACGGAGAAGGGGTGCGCGTTTCCGAAGATGGTGTGCGGCGCGGCGCAAAGAGCGCACGCAGGCTGTGCAGGCAGAGATCGCGCAGGAACTGCGGCGGATCCGCCTGCGGCTTTTTCTGGATCAGGCGGCGCAGGCCATAGATCAGGCTGCCGCTGATGCGGGCCAGCGTCGCGGCGGCGGCATAGGCGCGGCCGTGGTTTTTGACAAAGTAGTGCAGGCGCGAGTCGAACCAGTAGTGCGGCGTGCGCCGCCAGCCCTTCATGCCGGTGGAGGCAGAGCCGATGTGCGCCACTTCGCTGGCCGGCACATAGTGGGTGCGCCAGCCCTCGCGGGCGGCCCGGCGGCAGAGGTCGGTTTCCTCGAAGTAGAGGAAAAAGGTCTCGTCAAAGCCGCCCACGGCCTCGATCACCTCGCGGCGGATCATCAGGCTGGCGCCGGCGGTCCAGTCGACCTGCACCTCGCCCTGCGGCATCTCCATCGCCACGACCCAGGGCCTCAGGAGGCGGGTAAAGACGCCCGTGCGCACGCTGGCCTCGAATTCCCCGGCGATGGAGGGGAAGCGGAAGGCGGTGCGGTGCGGTTCGCCATCGGTGCCGCGCACGTAGGACCCGGCAAGCCCTGCGCCGGGATGCTCCAGCAGGAAGTCGCGCAGGGTGCGGATGGTTTCTCCCTGCACAAAGGCGTCGGAGTTCAGCAGGTAATAGAACTCCGGCGCGCTGCCGTCCGCGAGGCCCGCCTGGATGCCGATGTTCATCCCTGCGCCAAAGCCGCCGTTGACCGGCGAGGCCAGCAGCCGCAGCCGCCCGCTGTCCAGCCAGCCGCGGGCCTCTGCCCCGGCGCGGATCTGGTCAAAGGAGCCGTCGCCGGAGCCGTTGTCGATGATCAGCAGCTCGCCCGGCAGCTCTTCCATCTCGTGCAGCGCCGCTTCTGCCGCCTGCAAGGTCATCTCCGGCGTGCGGTAGTTCAAGAGGATGGTGAGGATGCGCTGCTGGCTCATGACAGTCACTCCGCGGCCTGGGCATAGCGGGACCGCCCGGCAGCGGCATCGGCGGCGTCCAGGCGGGCCTTCACGCCTGCCGCCAGCACGCTGACGTTCGGCACCAGCACCATGCTGTCGTGATCGCCCGGCACCTCGGCCACTTCGGTGGCCGGGGCCCAGCGGGTCCAGTTGTTGTCGTCAAACACATACTCGCGCTCGCCGCTGACCCAATTTCCGCCGGAGACCTGCCATTTGCGGTCCAGCGGCGGCCGGAACAGGGTAAGCGGGCCATGCCAGGGCCGGAGGTCATAAGCCGCGACCGCGGCGCGGAAGGCCAGTTCGATCTTGCGGTTGTTGAACTCCGGCCGGACGCCGGTCTCCGCCGGGCTGGCGCGGCGTTTCTCAAACTCCCAGGCGATGCGGTTCCGGGCCCATTCGGCCAGATACCCCACACCCTTGCGGCGCAGTTCCGCCAGCTTGATCAGTGCCTTGTCGGGGCGGCTGAGGGCCGGACGCACCGGCAGCGGCGTGTCCAGCAGGACCA is a genomic window of Leisingera caerulea DSM 24564 containing:
- a CDS encoding glycosyltransferase family 2 protein; translation: MSQQRILTILLNYRTPEMTLQAAEAALHEMEELPGELLIIDNGSGDGSFDQIRAGAEARGWLDSGRLRLLASPVNGGFGAGMNIGIQAGLADGSAPEFYYLLNSDAFVQGETIRTLRDFLLEHPGAGLAGSYVRGTDGEPHRTAFRFPSIAGEFEASVRTGVFTRLLRPWVVAMEMPQGEVQVDWTAGASLMIRREVIEAVGGFDETFFLYFEETDLCRRAAREGWRTHYVPASEVAHIGSASTGMKGWRRTPHYWFDSRLHYFVKNHGRAYAAAATLARISGSLIYGLRRLIQKKPQADPPQFLRDLCLHSLRALFAPRRTPSSETRTPSPFAKEQK